From the genome of Cedecea lapagei, one region includes:
- a CDS encoding ABC transporter permease produces MNDHSQRVSWRRVRALCVKETRQIVRDPSSWLIAVVIPLLLLFIFGYGINLDSSRLHVGVLIEQQSEEALDFTHAISASPFIQPTISDNRAQLVELMQAGKIRGLVTIPTDFAQNMARPGATAPIQVITDGSEPNTANFVQGYMQGIWQLWQQQRAEDRGEHFEPLIDVQLRYWFNPAAISQHFIIPGAVTIIMTVIGAILTSLVVAREWERGTMEALLSTQVTRTELLLCKLVPYYVLGMLAMLLCMLVTVFILAVPWRGSLILLFLITSLFLLSTLGMGLLISTITRNQFNAAQVALNAAFLPSIMLSGFIFQIDSMPAIIRAVTYVIPARYFVSTLQSLFLAGNITSVLIVNTLFLIASAVMFIGLTALKTKRRLD; encoded by the coding sequence ATGAACGACCATAGCCAGAGAGTCTCGTGGCGACGGGTCCGCGCCCTGTGCGTTAAAGAAACGCGGCAAATTGTACGTGACCCCAGCAGCTGGTTAATCGCCGTGGTTATCCCTCTGCTGCTGCTGTTTATCTTCGGCTACGGCATCAACCTGGACTCCAGCCGCCTCCACGTCGGCGTCCTGATTGAGCAGCAGAGTGAAGAGGCGCTGGATTTCACCCACGCCATCAGCGCCTCGCCCTTTATTCAGCCCACGATAAGCGATAACCGCGCGCAGCTTGTAGAGCTGATGCAGGCCGGGAAAATTCGCGGTCTGGTGACCATCCCCACCGACTTTGCGCAGAACATGGCGCGCCCCGGCGCCACGGCACCGATCCAGGTGATAACCGACGGCAGCGAGCCAAATACGGCGAACTTTGTGCAGGGCTATATGCAGGGGATCTGGCAGCTCTGGCAGCAGCAGCGAGCGGAGGATCGCGGCGAACATTTTGAGCCGCTGATTGACGTGCAGCTGCGCTACTGGTTTAACCCCGCCGCCATCAGCCAGCACTTTATTATCCCCGGCGCGGTGACCATCATTATGACGGTCATTGGCGCCATACTGACCTCACTGGTCGTCGCTCGTGAATGGGAGCGCGGCACCATGGAAGCTCTGCTCTCAACCCAGGTGACGCGCACCGAACTGCTGCTCTGCAAGCTGGTGCCTTACTACGTGCTGGGGATGCTGGCGATGCTGCTCTGTATGCTGGTGACGGTATTTATCCTCGCCGTGCCGTGGCGCGGTTCACTGATTTTGTTGTTCCTGATAACCAGCCTGTTTTTACTCAGCACGCTGGGCATGGGGCTGCTGATTTCGACTATCACCCGCAACCAGTTCAACGCCGCTCAGGTGGCGCTTAACGCCGCGTTTTTACCCTCGATCATGCTGTCAGGCTTTATTTTCCAGATAGACAGCATGCCGGCGATTATCAGAGCGGTGACCTATGTCATCCCGGCTCGCTACTTCGTCAGTACCCTGCAAAGCCTGTTTCTGGCCGGGAACATCACTTCGGTGCTTATCGTCAACACGCTGTTTTTAATTGCCTCGGCGGTGATGTTTATCGGCCTGACGGCGCTGAAAACCAAACGCCGGCTCGATTAA
- a CDS encoding ABC transporter permease, whose protein sequence is MFYRLWTLIRKELQSLLREPQTRAILILPVLLQVVLFPFAATLEVTNATIAIYNEDNGNHSIELTQRFARASAFSNVLLLKSPQEIRPTIDNQKALLLIRFPANFSRDIASQQPAKLQILLDGRNSNSAQIAANYLQQIVNNYQQELMTGMPKPNNSELTIRNWYNPNLDYKWFVVPSLIAMITTIGVMIVTSLSVAREREQGTLDQLLVSPLATWQIFIGKAVPAQIVALVQATIVLAVGIWGYHIPFSGSLLLFYFTMIIYGLSLVGFGLLISALCSTQQQAFIGVFVFMMPAILLSGYVSPVENIPVWLQELTWINPIRHFTDITKQIYLKDASFGIVWQSLWPLLVIAATTGSAAYWMFRRKIA, encoded by the coding sequence ATGTTTTATCGTTTATGGACGTTAATTCGCAAAGAACTGCAGTCGCTGCTGCGCGAACCGCAGACCCGCGCCATCCTGATTTTGCCGGTGCTGCTGCAGGTCGTTCTGTTTCCGTTTGCCGCGACGCTCGAGGTGACTAACGCCACCATCGCCATCTATAACGAGGATAACGGTAACCACTCGATTGAGCTAACCCAGCGCTTTGCCCGCGCCAGCGCCTTCAGCAACGTGTTGCTGCTCAAAAGCCCGCAGGAGATCCGGCCGACTATCGATAACCAGAAAGCGTTGCTGCTGATTCGCTTCCCGGCCAATTTCTCGCGCGATATCGCCAGCCAGCAGCCGGCGAAGCTGCAAATCCTGCTCGACGGGCGTAACTCAAACAGCGCGCAGATCGCGGCCAATTATCTCCAGCAAATCGTCAATAACTATCAGCAAGAGCTGATGACAGGGATGCCAAAACCAAACAATAGCGAGCTGACGATCCGCAACTGGTATAACCCAAACCTGGATTACAAATGGTTTGTTGTACCGTCGCTGATTGCCATGATAACCACCATTGGCGTCATGATCGTCACCTCCCTCTCCGTCGCCCGTGAACGTGAGCAGGGTACGCTCGACCAGCTGCTGGTTTCACCGCTGGCTACCTGGCAAATCTTTATCGGCAAGGCCGTTCCCGCGCAGATCGTCGCGCTGGTTCAGGCCACCATCGTGCTGGCGGTGGGGATCTGGGGCTACCACATTCCCTTCTCCGGTTCGCTGCTGCTGTTTTACTTCACGATGATTATCTATGGACTTTCGCTGGTAGGGTTTGGGCTGCTGATTTCCGCCCTCTGCTCAACCCAGCAGCAGGCGTTTATCGGCGTTTTTGTCTTTATGATGCCGGCGATTCTGCTCTCCGGCTATGTCTCGCCGGTTGAAAACATACCGGTTTGGCTGCAGGAACTAACGTGGATAAACCCGATTCGCCATTTCACCGATATCACGAAGCAGATTTACCTGAA